In Desulfobulbus oralis, one DNA window encodes the following:
- the trbB gene encoding P-type conjugative transfer ATPase TrbB: MSGMVDTRLLANLEYNLGPVVMAALHDPLVIEIILNSDGRLWIERLGEKLSEAGAMASEQGRLIVSLVASALETTVTSENPIVEGELPLDGSRFEGVLPPVCTSPVFAIRKRASQVFDLGAYVRSGIMPASLIPVFREALAARKNLLVVGGTGTGKTTFVNALIRELSGLCPDDRLVILEDTRELQSLSANTQFFRTSDTVDMTRLLRMTMRVRPDRILIGEVRDGAALALLKSWNTGHPGGVATIHANGAEDGLYRLEELVAEATSAPKNRLISQAIDLVVHIERASGNAGRRITEVMQVTGYNARDQRYATKQVYLYNKREAA, encoded by the coding sequence ATGTCCGGAATGGTAGATACGCGGTTGCTGGCCAATCTCGAGTACAACCTGGGCCCGGTGGTGATGGCGGCGCTGCATGATCCCCTGGTGATCGAGATCATCCTGAACAGCGATGGCCGGCTGTGGATCGAGCGGCTGGGGGAAAAGCTGTCGGAGGCGGGCGCGATGGCCTCCGAACAGGGCCGGCTGATCGTCTCGCTGGTAGCCAGCGCCCTGGAAACCACGGTCACGTCGGAGAATCCAATCGTTGAAGGGGAGCTGCCGCTGGACGGTTCCCGTTTCGAGGGGGTGCTGCCGCCTGTATGCACATCACCGGTGTTTGCGATCCGGAAGCGGGCCAGTCAGGTTTTTGACCTGGGCGCATACGTGCGGAGCGGGATCATGCCGGCTTCGCTTATTCCTGTTTTCAGGGAGGCACTTGCAGCGCGGAAAAACCTGCTGGTGGTTGGGGGCACGGGCACGGGCAAAACCACCTTTGTCAATGCGCTTATCCGGGAACTTTCCGGGCTGTGCCCTGACGACCGCCTGGTGATTCTGGAGGATACCAGAGAGCTGCAAAGCCTGTCGGCGAACACGCAGTTTTTCAGGACGTCGGACACAGTGGACATGACCAGACTGTTGCGTATGACCATGCGGGTGCGGCCGGACCGTATACTGATCGGCGAGGTGCGGGACGGCGCGGCGTTGGCATTGTTGAAATCGTGGAACACCGGCCACCCTGGCGGCGTGGCCACGATTCATGCCAATGGAGCGGAAGACGGGCTGTACCGTCTGGAGGAACTGGTGGCCGAGGCGACATCGGCGCCTAAAAACCGACTTATCAGTCAGGCTATAGATCTGGTTGTGCATATCGAAAGGGCTTCCGGCAACGCCGGCCGGCGTATAACGGAAGTCATGCAGGTGACCGGTTATAACGCGCGTGACCAGCGCTATGCCACAAAACAAGTGTATCTCTACAACAAGAGGGAAGCGGCATGA
- the trbD gene encoding conjugal transfer protein TrbD, producing MADEPRSIPIHPSLHRPEQVMGGEREPVMCAALLSIITGLVGAVDAAWPTVLLAISFYVAVVYIFRQMARFDPSMTKVWLRFIRYQSYYPARSSYWQRRGYGK from the coding sequence ATGGCGGATGAACCGAGATCGATACCGATTCACCCCAGTCTGCATCGTCCGGAGCAGGTGATGGGCGGTGAACGTGAGCCGGTCATGTGTGCGGCGCTTTTGTCCATCATCACCGGACTGGTTGGCGCGGTTGATGCGGCCTGGCCTACGGTGCTGCTGGCCATCTCGTTTTATGTGGCTGTGGTTTATATTTTTCGCCAGATGGCCAGGTTTGATCCCAGCATGACCAAGGTGTGGCTCAGGTTTATCAGATACCAGAGTTACTACCCGGCCCGCAGCTCGTACTGGCAACGCAGGGGATACGGGAAATGA
- the trbG gene encoding P-type conjugative transfer protein TrbG, which yields MEKKAFVLLVLLAFFLSERALAAVPADVLSPEGTLGERERWIVEQVRQLARQGTGSSGTLVGGKLVFVHGAEGGIPTIIAAPLQVVDVELEPGEMVNEIVLGDTARWQIEPGTAGKSTHLFIKPVDTGLETSAVITTDRRAYHLRLLSRTSDITPYVGFTYQTDLQAQVAAAKARAKKQQTWRTDEHDVDLSKLNFAYDVEGASGWKPERVYDDGRKMYVQLPEGAGSGEMPALMVMKGKREVLVNYRVRSGHTMEVDGVFDQVALVVGVGKEQERVDIYRKGARRSPGHFTGAGDRGDR from the coding sequence ATGGAAAAAAAAGCGTTTGTACTTCTGGTTCTGCTGGCCTTTTTCCTGTCGGAACGGGCGCTGGCGGCCGTACCTGCTGATGTGCTGTCACCTGAGGGCACGTTGGGGGAGCGGGAGCGGTGGATAGTGGAGCAGGTACGGCAGCTGGCACGCCAGGGCACGGGCAGCAGCGGCACGCTGGTTGGGGGGAAGTTGGTATTTGTGCATGGAGCGGAGGGTGGAATACCAACGATCATAGCGGCTCCGCTGCAGGTAGTGGATGTCGAGCTGGAGCCTGGGGAGATGGTCAATGAGATCGTGCTGGGCGACACGGCGCGGTGGCAGATCGAGCCTGGCACAGCCGGGAAGAGCACGCATCTCTTTATCAAGCCGGTGGACACAGGGCTTGAGACCAGTGCGGTCATCACAACAGACCGGCGGGCCTACCATCTGCGGCTGCTGTCGAGGACGAGCGACATTACGCCCTATGTGGGTTTTACGTATCAGACGGATTTGCAGGCGCAGGTGGCTGCGGCGAAGGCGCGGGCGAAGAAGCAGCAGACCTGGCGGACGGATGAGCATGACGTTGACCTGTCGAAGCTGAATTTCGCCTACGACGTGGAGGGCGCATCGGGATGGAAGCCGGAGCGGGTGTATGACGACGGCCGGAAGATGTACGTGCAGTTGCCGGAAGGTGCGGGCAGCGGAGAAATGCCGGCCCTGATGGTGATGAAGGGGAAACGGGAAGTGTTGGTTAATTACCGGGTGAGGAGCGGGCACACGATGGAGGTTGACGGCGTGTTTGATCAGGTTGCCCTGGTGGTTGGGGTGGGGAAAGAACAGGAACGGGTTGACATCTACCGGAAGGGGGCGCGCCGCAGTCCGGGGCATTTCACAGGCGCCGGCGACAGGGGGGATCGATGA
- a CDS encoding helicase HerA domain-containing protein: MIRLRGYRTRAQGLPDLLPWQRLAAPGVVECKDGSLVAGWRVRGLDTASSTYSEMDWISGKANEALRVLGNGWMLHMSASREFSRAYPPEESSRYPDPVTQMIDDERRAYFGADWCYSTDTVMCLTYKPDIAAAHLARQARSAEAEASLADETLKYFRLTLQQVEDVLASVLRMERLREHEMTSGGDTFQSSDLLSHLQLCLSGEGQPIRVSAVPMYLDAVLGAGDLSLNGTTPRLGERYISFVSIGNFPPESWPAMLSKFDSLPMPFRFSIRYQFLDQWSAIREIERYRKGWKQSMTRVIDQLLSRKNPRINRDAQNMHEDAEQAETEVRSGAVRAGFLSAGVVLMHEDKKTLEEMSREVRRLFMSLGFSGWIETINTMEAWLGSHPGNGHANIRRPIINTLNLADMLPLSSVWTGLPHNPCPYYPPQSRCLAVLTTDGNTPFRMNLHEGDLGHTLILGPTGSGKSTLLALIAAQFRAYENSSVFVFDKGLSMFALAHGTGGDHYDIGRGALSFAPLQRIDESEEEFSWTANWIAGLAELQKMPVLPAHRNAIHQTLDTLRHNPPTMRSLTDFCHVLQNQDLRQALRHYTQAGDMGHLLDAQTDSLELSRFVVFEIESLMEMGEANLIPVLLYLFHRIEKMLQGQPALLLLDEAWVMLGHPVFRDRIREWLKTFRRKNCAVVMATQSISDAEKSGIMDMLVESCLTKYYLANHAAEDEQPLRLYRQMGLNDRQIGIIRQMTPKLDYYLVQPSGRRRVQLALGPKTLAFVGASDRDSIARLQTLMTAYPDTWREEWLKERGAA, encoded by the coding sequence ATGATTCGTCTGAGGGGCTACAGAACGCGCGCGCAGGGCCTGCCGGATCTGCTGCCCTGGCAGCGGCTGGCCGCGCCTGGCGTGGTGGAGTGCAAGGACGGCAGCCTGGTAGCCGGCTGGCGGGTACGGGGTCTGGACACGGCCAGCTCGACGTACAGCGAGATGGACTGGATCAGCGGCAAGGCCAACGAAGCCCTGCGCGTACTGGGGAATGGCTGGATGCTGCACATGTCTGCCAGCCGGGAATTCAGCCGGGCCTATCCGCCGGAGGAGTCCAGCCGGTATCCGGACCCAGTCACGCAGATGATCGATGACGAGCGCCGGGCCTATTTTGGCGCGGACTGGTGCTACTCGACGGATACGGTCATGTGCCTGACCTACAAGCCGGACATTGCCGCAGCGCATCTGGCCCGCCAGGCCAGGAGCGCGGAGGCGGAGGCCTCGCTGGCTGACGAGACGCTGAAGTACTTCCGGCTCACCCTGCAGCAGGTGGAGGATGTGCTGGCCAGCGTGCTGCGCATGGAGCGGTTGCGGGAGCACGAGATGACAAGCGGCGGCGACACCTTTCAGTCTTCCGACCTGCTGAGCCACCTGCAGCTCTGTCTGAGCGGCGAGGGGCAGCCCATCCGGGTGTCGGCTGTGCCCATGTATCTCGATGCTGTATTGGGCGCGGGCGATCTCTCCCTGAACGGCACCACGCCCAGGCTGGGCGAGCGATACATCAGCTTTGTGTCCATAGGCAATTTTCCGCCGGAATCATGGCCGGCCATGCTGTCCAAGTTTGACAGTCTGCCCATGCCCTTCCGTTTTTCGATCAGGTATCAGTTTCTCGACCAGTGGAGCGCCATCAGGGAGATAGAGCGCTACCGGAAGGGCTGGAAGCAGAGCATGACCAGAGTGATCGACCAGCTTCTGAGCCGGAAGAATCCGCGTATCAACCGGGATGCGCAGAACATGCACGAGGACGCGGAGCAGGCGGAGACCGAGGTGCGTTCGGGGGCGGTGCGCGCCGGGTTTCTCTCTGCCGGCGTGGTGCTGATGCACGAGGACAAAAAGACGCTGGAAGAGATGTCGCGCGAGGTACGGCGTCTGTTTATGTCCCTGGGCTTTTCAGGCTGGATAGAGACGATCAACACCATGGAAGCCTGGCTGGGCAGTCATCCGGGGAACGGCCATGCCAACATCAGACGGCCGATCATCAATACGCTCAATCTGGCTGATATGTTGCCGCTCTCCAGCGTCTGGACGGGATTGCCGCATAATCCCTGTCCCTACTATCCGCCGCAGTCCCGATGTCTGGCAGTGCTGACCACGGACGGCAACACGCCGTTCAGAATGAACCTGCATGAGGGCGATCTGGGCCATACTTTGATTCTGGGCCCCACAGGCAGCGGCAAGAGCACCCTGCTGGCGCTCATCGCCGCACAGTTCAGGGCCTACGAAAATTCGTCGGTGTTTGTGTTCGATAAGGGACTTTCCATGTTTGCCCTGGCCCACGGGACCGGCGGAGATCACTACGACATTGGCCGGGGGGCTTTGTCCTTTGCGCCGCTGCAGCGGATTGACGAGTCGGAGGAGGAGTTCTCCTGGACAGCGAACTGGATCGCAGGTCTTGCGGAGTTGCAGAAGATGCCGGTTCTGCCGGCGCACCGGAACGCCATCCACCAGACACTCGATACGCTCAGGCACAATCCGCCAACGATGCGCTCTCTGACCGACTTCTGCCATGTGCTGCAGAATCAGGATTTGCGCCAGGCGCTCAGGCATTACACCCAGGCCGGGGATATGGGCCACCTCCTCGATGCCCAGACGGACAGCCTGGAGCTGTCCCGATTTGTGGTGTTCGAGATCGAGAGCCTGATGGAAATGGGCGAGGCCAACCTGATTCCGGTGCTGCTCTATCTCTTCCACCGGATCGAGAAGATGCTGCAGGGCCAGCCGGCCCTGTTGCTTCTGGACGAAGCCTGGGTCATGCTGGGCCATCCGGTGTTCAGAGACCGGATTCGGGAGTGGCTCAAAACCTTCAGGCGCAAAAACTGTGCAGTGGTGATGGCGACACAAAGCATTTCAGATGCGGAGAAGAGCGGCATCATGGATATGCTGGTGGAGTCCTGCCTGACCAAATACTATCTGGCCAATCATGCGGCCGAAGATGAGCAGCCGCTGCGTCTGTACCGCCAGATGGGGCTGAACGACCGGCAGATTGGCATCATCAGACAGATGACGCCCAAGCTGGATTACTACCTTGTCCAGCCCAGCGGCAGGCGTCGGGTGCAGCTGGCTCTGGGCCCGAAAACCCTGGCCTTTGTGGGGGCCTCTGACCGGGACAGCATCGCCCGGTTGCAGACCCTGATGACTGCATATCCGGACACCTGGCGCGAAGAATGGCTTAAAGAACGTGGGGCTGCATAA
- a CDS encoding TrbI/VirB10 family protein gives MQESPNSLQPQPPKNPMSRRPMYIGIGVVLLIVAALMYALDDSERKRREKPPEVTVDERALVAGQGAGVILPPPTPPPPAEVVEKKPVVVVVQGEGEDKEAEELRKRRRQMLLNALSSPMLKQQSGGAARAEGRQAAAAVRMPREQDGAAAQPPGSENYDPAANIDKEGFFTRADTGDAGWLSRYTREEGRLLEIKTGTVIPAVLISGINSDLPGVLIAQVSQNVYNTANGRHLLIPQGAKLYGVYDSRVVYGQERTLVAWNRIIFPDGSSVTLGAMPGADMSGYSGFHDQVNNHYVRIFGTAFLMSAVIGTTAYAVDKLDKDSSDDATFQDELGTALANQMGSAAMAILQRNLGIAPTLEIRPGYQFNVVTTKDLAFAEPYTPYRTGR, from the coding sequence ATGCAGGAATCCCCGAACAGCCTGCAGCCGCAGCCGCCGAAGAACCCGATGAGCAGGCGGCCGATGTATATAGGCATTGGCGTGGTTCTGCTGATCGTGGCTGCACTGATGTATGCGCTGGATGACAGTGAAAGGAAGAGGAGGGAGAAGCCGCCTGAGGTGACGGTTGACGAGCGGGCTCTGGTGGCGGGTCAGGGCGCAGGAGTGATTCTGCCGCCGCCGACTCCGCCGCCGCCTGCGGAAGTGGTGGAGAAGAAGCCGGTGGTTGTCGTGGTGCAGGGCGAGGGAGAGGACAAGGAGGCGGAGGAGCTGCGCAAAAGGCGGCGTCAAATGCTGTTGAACGCGCTGTCTTCGCCCATGCTGAAGCAACAGAGTGGCGGCGCCGCCAGGGCTGAAGGCAGACAGGCGGCAGCGGCCGTCCGCATGCCCCGGGAACAGGACGGGGCGGCGGCGCAGCCTCCGGGTTCCGAGAACTACGACCCTGCCGCGAACATCGACAAGGAAGGCTTTTTCACCCGCGCGGACACAGGCGATGCGGGCTGGCTGTCGCGCTATACGCGGGAAGAGGGGCGTCTTCTGGAGATCAAGACCGGCACGGTGATTCCGGCGGTGCTGATCTCGGGCATCAATTCGGACCTGCCAGGCGTGCTGATCGCCCAGGTCAGTCAGAACGTCTACAACACGGCCAATGGCAGGCACCTGCTGATCCCGCAGGGGGCGAAGCTGTACGGAGTGTACGACAGTCGCGTGGTGTACGGCCAGGAACGCACCCTGGTTGCGTGGAACCGGATCATTTTTCCGGACGGATCAAGCGTGACTCTGGGGGCCATGCCAGGGGCGGATATGAGCGGCTATTCCGGATTCCACGACCAGGTGAACAACCACTATGTGCGTATTTTCGGCACAGCCTTTCTCATGAGCGCTGTCATCGGCACTACAGCCTATGCGGTGGACAAACTGGACAAGGATTCCAGCGATGACGCCACCTTCCAGGATGAGCTGGGCACCGCCCTGGCGAACCAGATGGGCTCTGCCGCCATGGCGATTCTGCAGCGCAACCTGGGGATCGCGCCCACACTGGAAATACGGCCTGGCTATCAGTTCAACGTGGTCACGACAAAGGATCTGGCCTTTGCTGAACCCTACACACCTTACAGGACAGGTCGGTGA
- a CDS encoding type IV secretion system protein, whose protein sequence is MKRTICKYNAICKINIYFIALICIFFVQVDSCFADEANTGILYEVYQTFKNNATTYLDSFRKLSLDIFKLFLLISVALHGVRVALGRVDMSEAIKDFLLTIIFATFCYVAIIKYEVWTEFLINMERNITLKSMGIKSLSLEPIDTAFILWGKALDQCKGFDFLSGKAFAIFFLGLMILCVLAIMTARILVVICETHLTMSIGVILLGFGSASFAHDYALAVMKYVVSLVLKLLAMHLVIAVGMNFIKGLTNITHPEGWVHTMALVFITALVIYIVMNSLAEAISGLVNGAHIGSGVGMASAVGGARATVTNTAAVVGAPVRAAGALAAGIGTVSRAQKIAALEGHGGFGGTVRQLHKNYQEARQDERRAGMGPSAVGEMRRMDAGARDMHEAQTGAVNPYSTNRYTGNQYAADAPQGPSGNAAGRGPVMTGAAGGSGTGNAGAERSESSNQAGSGRTNPEAEVAKQRKQDGPAGSGGTRGRTGVPPQRNRLKQS, encoded by the coding sequence ATGAAACGTACCATCTGCAAGTATAACGCAATATGCAAAATAAATATATACTTTATTGCACTAATTTGCATATTTTTTGTTCAGGTTGATTCCTGTTTTGCTGATGAAGCGAATACTGGAATTTTGTATGAAGTATATCAAACGTTCAAAAATAACGCCACTACCTATCTCGATTCATTCAGAAAACTTTCATTAGACATATTCAAACTGTTTTTACTTATCAGTGTTGCCCTGCATGGGGTGCGTGTGGCGCTTGGACGGGTAGATATGAGTGAGGCGATAAAGGATTTTTTGCTGACCATCATTTTCGCCACCTTTTGCTATGTAGCTATCATCAAGTATGAGGTATGGACCGAATTTTTAATTAATATGGAACGAAATATTACATTAAAATCAATGGGTATTAAAAGTTTGAGCCTTGAGCCTATAGATACAGCATTTATTTTGTGGGGGAAAGCTTTAGACCAGTGCAAGGGTTTTGATTTTTTAAGTGGAAAAGCATTTGCAATATTCTTTCTCGGCTTGATGATTCTTTGTGTTCTTGCCATAATGACTGCACGAATACTGGTTGTTATCTGCGAGACACATCTCACCATGTCCATAGGGGTTATTCTTCTAGGTTTTGGTTCGGCATCTTTTGCGCATGACTATGCTTTGGCAGTGATGAAATATGTAGTCTCACTGGTGTTGAAATTATTGGCCATGCACCTGGTTATAGCAGTTGGCATGAATTTTATTAAAGGTCTGACCAATATTACCCATCCAGAAGGCTGGGTACATACAATGGCGCTTGTTTTTATAACAGCTCTTGTCATCTATATTGTTATGAACTCCCTTGCCGAAGCCATCTCAGGCCTGGTCAACGGCGCGCATATAGGCAGCGGTGTTGGCATGGCCTCTGCGGTCGGAGGAGCAAGGGCTACGGTGACCAACACGGCTGCAGTGGTTGGCGCGCCGGTGCGAGCGGCGGGCGCGCTTGCTGCCGGCATTGGCACCGTGAGCCGGGCGCAGAAGATAGCGGCCCTGGAAGGGCATGGCGGGTTTGGCGGCACGGTCAGGCAGTTGCATAAAAACTATCAGGAAGCCCGGCAGGATGAAAGGCGTGCGGGCATGGGGCCGAGCGCGGTTGGCGAGATGCGGCGCATGGATGCGGGTGCCCGCGACATGCACGAGGCGCAGACCGGCGCGGTCAATCCGTACAGCACGAACCGGTACACGGGCAACCAGTATGCGGCGGACGCGCCGCAAGGTCCTTCGGGCAATGCTGCCGGCCGGGGGCCGGTGATGACGGGCGCGGCGGGAGGCAGCGGAACCGGCAATGCGGGGGCTGAGAGGTCTGAGTCGTCGAATCAGGCCGGATCAGGGCGTACGAATCCGGAGGCTGAAGTTGCGAAACAGCGGAAACAGGACGGGCCGGCCGGATCAGGTGGAACAAGGGGGAGAACAGGCGTGCCGCCCCAGCGAAACAGGCTGAAGCAGAGCTAG
- a CDS encoding TrbC/VirB2 family protein, with translation MKTNRIQILFLVLFGVIAMLMPELAMASDDFGMGGVFETVTKVITGKWGKMISIAGMACCGIVFIFARQDMADGFKLMLQVVFGICFIVFAVTIVDALFSFSSAVI, from the coding sequence ATGAAGACGAACAGGATTCAGATTCTTTTTTTAGTGCTCTTTGGTGTTATCGCGATGTTGATGCCGGAGCTGGCTATGGCCTCCGACGACTTTGGCATGGGCGGGGTCTTTGAAACAGTCACCAAGGTCATAACCGGCAAATGGGGCAAAATGATCAGCATTGCCGGCATGGCCTGCTGCGGCATTGTTTTCATCTTTGCCCGGCAGGACATGGCAGATGGCTTCAAGCTCATGCTGCAGGTGGTTTTCGGCATCTGCTTCATTGTTTTTGCGGTGACGATTGTTGACGCCCTGTTCAGCTTCAGCAGCGCGGTCATCTGA
- a CDS encoding type IV secretion system protein — translation MNKIKQVQQAQAATGRGDNPFLNAKEEWLERHGTYIAQAAQWRIAAILALVLAVLSLSGNVYQLTRNRIDRYFVAVDDLGKAVAEKIRNQGGNTPEKVVQATVAQTIVDWRTVTVDKELQKQMINRLNLHVAGATRGMLKEWYGQYSPYEVARQGRLVNVEVRGIPLPVSQGSYRVEWTETVRNLQGNELSRQDYEAIATIELIPPQTEEVLLANPGGVYITNLSTAKRLN, via the coding sequence ATGAACAAAATCAAACAGGTTCAACAGGCGCAGGCGGCAACCGGCCGGGGCGACAACCCCTTTCTGAACGCGAAAGAGGAATGGCTGGAGCGGCACGGGACCTACATTGCCCAGGCTGCCCAGTGGCGGATAGCGGCGATCCTGGCGCTGGTGCTGGCGGTACTGTCTCTGTCCGGCAATGTGTACCAGCTGACGCGCAACCGGATAGACCGCTACTTTGTGGCGGTGGATGACCTGGGCAAGGCGGTTGCGGAGAAGATCCGGAACCAGGGGGGGAATACGCCGGAGAAGGTGGTGCAGGCGACGGTGGCGCAGACGATAGTGGACTGGCGGACGGTGACGGTGGACAAAGAGTTACAGAAGCAGATGATCAACCGTCTGAACCTGCATGTGGCAGGGGCTACTCGGGGGATGCTGAAGGAATGGTATGGGCAGTACAGCCCCTATGAGGTGGCGCGTCAGGGACGCCTGGTCAACGTAGAAGTGCGCGGCATCCCGCTGCCGGTGAGCCAGGGCAGTTACCGTGTGGAGTGGACGGAGACGGTGCGGAATCTGCAGGGCAATGAACTGTCCCGCCAGGATTACGAAGCGATTGCCACGATAGAACTCATACCTCCACAGACTGAGGAGGTACTGTTGGCCAACCCCGGCGGCGTGTACATCACCAATCTGTCTACAGCGAAAAGACTGAACTGA
- a CDS encoding type IV secretory system conjugative DNA transfer family protein — MKQPQYGHQREKKYSRVWPSLALVLGSLWAMAVFFWFSHQVGEAYGWHAALGSPLSLNGYAVYTPFAAWNWPPEVWKNETVSRTLENSLTFFAAVPLLLFIVCMAASRNQGAIRDLHGSASFATKQEIKEMGYFGGEGVYVGGWWDRKARKQLYLRHNGPEHILCFAPTRSGKGVGLILPTLLSWPDSTVVLDIKGENHAHTSGWLASQGNRVLRFDPADDSFQSTRYNPLEEVRINSGRCISDIQNIASMVLDPNGEGLKDHWNKAAFSFFGAVILHCMIVKLYEEKRHATMYDVIMTMRDPRDLEGNQKTLFKQIAGTDHTAMLLEMFHMDRALAESMHNYCASAASGMIKTPDRELGSTISTAIVNLSLYTDPVVAHNIGASDFHIADLMDSEQAINLYLVISPADIDRLRPLLRIFVSQLLGRLTERLEFSQGGTKKTWRHRLLLMLDEFTSLGRLAIVERAISYMAGYGIKGYFIVQDLRQLSAAYGQDNALMANCHIRIAHAPTQVETADYLSKLTGTTTVVQRKKSLSSGRGGSGSSVSVQETARPLLTPDECMRLSGIHRAQSSYWQRFSPVEPGEMLIFTAGNSPIYGLQILHFIDPVFLERARNLPVVDGKPFVLDDDRGGTVAPAPGPEAAETAAGAYLRYLSDLPENIAEAA, encoded by the coding sequence GTGAAGCAGCCGCAATACGGACACCAAAGGGAAAAGAAGTACAGCAGGGTCTGGCCCAGCCTGGCGCTGGTCCTGGGAAGCCTGTGGGCGATGGCCGTGTTCTTCTGGTTCAGCCACCAGGTGGGCGAGGCATACGGCTGGCACGCGGCTCTGGGCAGTCCGCTGTCGCTGAATGGATACGCCGTGTACACACCGTTTGCCGCCTGGAACTGGCCTCCGGAGGTCTGGAAAAACGAGACAGTGAGCAGGACGCTGGAAAACAGTCTGACCTTTTTTGCAGCTGTGCCCCTGCTGCTCTTTATTGTCTGCATGGCGGCCAGCCGGAATCAGGGCGCGATCAGGGATCTGCACGGCTCGGCGTCGTTTGCCACGAAGCAGGAGATCAAAGAGATGGGCTATTTCGGGGGTGAAGGCGTGTACGTGGGCGGCTGGTGGGACAGGAAAGCCAGAAAACAGCTTTACCTGCGGCACAACGGGCCGGAGCATATCTTGTGTTTTGCACCGACGCGCTCGGGTAAGGGCGTAGGTCTCATTTTGCCGACACTCCTGTCCTGGCCGGATTCCACGGTTGTTCTGGACATCAAGGGTGAGAATCATGCCCATACCAGCGGCTGGCTGGCCAGTCAGGGCAACCGGGTGCTGCGCTTTGACCCGGCGGACGACAGCTTCCAGTCAACCCGCTACAATCCGCTGGAGGAGGTCAGGATCAACTCGGGCCGTTGCATATCAGACATTCAGAATATTGCATCCATGGTGCTGGACCCGAATGGCGAGGGTTTGAAGGATCACTGGAACAAGGCAGCCTTTTCGTTCTTCGGCGCGGTCATTTTGCACTGCATGATCGTCAAACTGTACGAGGAAAAGCGTCATGCCACCATGTACGACGTGATAATGACCATGCGCGATCCCAGGGACCTGGAGGGGAACCAGAAGACGCTGTTCAAACAGATTGCGGGCACGGATCATACGGCCATGCTGCTGGAGATGTTTCATATGGACAGAGCCCTGGCTGAATCCATGCACAACTACTGCGCCTCAGCGGCCAGCGGCATGATCAAGACTCCGGACAGGGAGCTGGGCAGTACTATCTCCACCGCCATAGTCAATCTGTCGCTCTACACCGACCCGGTGGTGGCCCATAACATCGGAGCCAGTGATTTTCATATTGCCGATCTGATGGACAGTGAGCAGGCCATCAATCTGTATCTGGTGATTTCGCCGGCAGACATTGACCGGTTGCGGCCGCTGTTGCGGATCTTTGTCAGTCAGCTGCTGGGCCGGCTGACTGAGCGGCTGGAGTTCAGTCAGGGCGGCACGAAAAAGACCTGGCGGCATCGTCTGTTGCTGATGCTGGACGAGTTTACCAGTTTGGGCCGGCTCGCCATCGTGGAACGGGCCATTTCCTACATGGCGGGCTACGGCATCAAGGGCTATTTCATCGTGCAGGATTTGCGGCAGCTCTCCGCCGCCTATGGACAGGACAACGCTCTGATGGCCAACTGCCACATCAGGATAGCTCATGCCCCAACCCAGGTTGAAACTGCCGACTACCTGTCCAAACTCACCGGCACGACCACTGTGGTCCAGCGAAAGAAGAGTCTGTCCAGCGGCAGAGGCGGCAGCGGCTCGTCCGTCAGCGTGCAGGAGACGGCCCGGCCGCTGCTGACTCCGGACGAATGTATGCGCCTGTCAGGCATTCACCGGGCGCAGAGTTCGTACTGGCAGCGCTTCAGCCCTGTCGAGCCAGGGGAGATGCTGATCTTCACGGCGGGCAACAGCCCCATCTATGGCCTGCAGATACTGCACTTCATTGATCCGGTTTTTCTGGAACGCGCCCGGAACCTGCCGGTTGTGGACGGCAAGCCCTTTGTTCTGGATGATGACAGGGGCGGGACTGTCGCGCCTGCTCCAGGCCCGGAAGCGGCAGAGACTGCGGCTGGCGCCTATCTGCGCTACCTGTCAGACCTGCCGGAAAACATAGCGGAGGCGGCATGA